The Saprospiraceae bacterium genome includes a window with the following:
- a CDS encoding ATPase produces MNFNLTLLYKTTFWISLIGLVAIISDFGFSQSKLSQYLLDGFYFFVLGIGLISTFVRYKQNFTLINRKVFVFDLLSVCFTIWVFYMYLFVGVPFETDLLLENPIWVKIAVFLTFIREFSELTINFKRTVFNPAQLFILSFLVIIFMGSLLLILLNATYDGISYLDALFTSTSAVCVTGLVVVDTGTHFTLFGQTIIMILIQVGGLGILTFASYFSYFFKGGTTYENQLILGDMTSSKKLGEVFSTLKYIILITFGIELFSGILIYTSIDSGRFDSQADQLFFSAFHSISAFCNAGFSTLSNSLYDTGFRFNYYLQLVVILTFVLGGLGFPIVVNILEFLKYKISNFLTLSSGTNKYRPWVLNINSRITLITTVSISLVAFIVFYFLEYNYTLAEHGGFGKIVTALFGATTPRTAGFNTIDTAAMAFPTLMMVFLLMWIGASPQSTGGGIKTSTFAIAILNILSLAKGKSKIEIFRREISEISVRRAFAIISLSLAMIGFSVMLISIFDPEKELINIAFECFSAYSTVGLSLGITGGLSGASKIVIIVLMFVGRISMLSLFIAVFKKVKHKNYSYPKEEITIN; encoded by the coding sequence ATGAACTTTAACCTAACGCTACTGTATAAAACAACATTTTGGATCAGCTTGATAGGTCTTGTTGCTATTATTTCGGACTTCGGATTTTCGCAGAGCAAACTATCCCAATACCTTTTGGATGGCTTTTATTTTTTTGTTTTGGGCATTGGACTGATATCTACATTTGTTCGGTACAAACAAAATTTCACTTTAATCAATAGGAAGGTATTTGTATTTGATCTTTTATCGGTATGTTTTACTATTTGGGTATTTTATATGTACTTGTTTGTTGGAGTACCTTTTGAAACCGATTTACTACTTGAAAATCCGATTTGGGTGAAAATCGCCGTGTTTCTTACTTTTATTCGTGAGTTTTCCGAACTGACAATCAATTTTAAAAGAACTGTATTCAACCCCGCTCAACTTTTTATTCTGAGCTTTTTAGTTATCATTTTTATGGGTTCCTTGCTGCTTATATTACTCAATGCAACATATGATGGTATTTCTTATTTAGATGCACTGTTCACATCCACAAGTGCAGTGTGTGTTACGGGTTTAGTAGTGGTTGATACCGGCACACATTTTACATTGTTTGGTCAGACCATCATAATGATTTTAATACAGGTGGGAGGTTTGGGTATTTTGACTTTTGCAAGCTATTTCAGTTATTTCTTTAAAGGAGGGACTACCTATGAAAATCAACTGATATTGGGAGATATGACCAGCTCCAAAAAATTGGGAGAAGTATTTTCAACTTTGAAATATATTATTCTGATCACTTTTGGAATTGAGCTTTTTTCAGGTATTTTGATTTATACGAGCATTGATTCAGGCCGCTTTGATTCTCAGGCAGATCAGCTTTTCTTTTCTGCTTTTCATTCCATTTCTGCCTTTTGTAATGCAGGGTTTTCAACATTAAGTAATAGTCTTTACGATACTGGTTTCAGGTTCAATTATTATCTCCAGTTAGTGGTTATTCTGACATTTGTATTGGGTGGTTTGGGTTTTCCGATTGTAGTGAACATCCTGGAATTTTTGAAATATAAAATATCCAATTTCCTGACCCTTTCTTCCGGAACTAACAAATACCGTCCGTGGGTACTAAACATAAACAGCAGAATTACGCTCATCACAACAGTTTCAATATCTTTAGTTGCTTTCATTGTTTTTTATTTTTTGGAATATAACTACACATTGGCAGAACACGGTGGTTTTGGTAAAATCGTGACGGCACTTTTTGGGGCAACTACACCCAGGACGGCGGGCTTTAATACAATTGATACTGCTGCAATGGCATTTCCTACGCTTATGATGGTATTCCTTTTGATGTGGATTGGTGCTTCCCCTCAATCGACGGGTGGTGGTATAAAAACAAGTACATTTGCAATAGCAATACTAAACATTTTAAGTTTAGCGAAGGGGAAATCAAAAATTGAAATATTCAGAAGAGAGATTTCAGAAATTTCTGTACGCAGGGCATTTGCTATCATTTCATTGTCATTGGCGATGATTGGGTTTTCTGTAATGCTCATCAGTATCTTTGATCCTGAAAAGGAATTGATAAACATTGCTTTTGAATGTTTTTCAGCCTACAGTACCGTAGGTTTGAGCTTAGGGATTACTGGAGGTTTGAGTGGAGCCAGTAAAATTGTAATTATTGTATTAATGTTTGTCGGCCGTATAAGTATGCTTTCATTATTTATTGCCGTATTTAAAAAAGTTAAACACAAAAATTACAGTTATCCAAAAGAAGAAATTACAATAAATTAA
- a CDS encoding TrkA family potassium uptake protein, translating into MKYIIIGLGNFGGSLAQKLTEQGNEVIGIDTNMVKVDAYKEKISHTICMDSTDEFTVSGLPLKETDIVLVAIGENQGANIMTTALLKNFEVKRLISRAINPLHEKVLQAIGVDEIVHPEEETAERWAKKLCLSNVVDSFELNADFTIIEALAPAEYIGRSIRDIGFRRNHKLLALTVIKKAEEKSILGKSKTVSKILGVISGSYVIEKNDILVLYGANKDLQVFLKQKLR; encoded by the coding sequence ATGAAGTATATCATTATAGGACTTGGAAATTTTGGCGGTTCACTAGCCCAAAAACTTACCGAACAAGGCAATGAAGTTATTGGTATAGATACCAATATGGTAAAAGTTGATGCTTACAAAGAAAAAATTTCTCATACCATTTGTATGGATTCCACAGATGAGTTTACCGTTTCAGGACTTCCATTAAAAGAGACAGACATAGTACTGGTTGCCATTGGAGAAAACCAGGGAGCAAATATTATGACAACGGCACTTCTGAAAAACTTTGAAGTAAAAAGACTCATCAGCAGAGCTATTAATCCACTTCATGAAAAAGTATTGCAGGCTATCGGAGTGGACGAAATAGTACACCCGGAAGAAGAAACTGCAGAGCGTTGGGCAAAAAAATTGTGCTTAAGTAACGTGGTGGATTCATTTGAATTAAATGCAGACTTTACCATCATAGAGGCTTTAGCTCCGGCAGAATATATTGGAAGATCAATCAGAGATATCGGCTTCAGAAGAAACCACAAATTGTTGGCACTTACCGTGATTAAGAAAGCTGAAGAAAAAAGTATATTGGGAAAAAGTAAAACCGTTTCTAAAATACTGGGAGTTATATCGGGCAGTTATGTCATTGAAAAGAATGATATTTTAGTTCTTTACGGGGCAAATAAAGATTTGCAGGTCTTCCTTAAACAGAAATTGAGATAA